GTGAACGGCGAGAGGCCCGCGAGGTCCTTGCTCCCGTGCTTTTTGAGCTCCACCCCCTTCGAGCGGACGAGGGCCGCGAGGTCCACGGAGCGTTTCAGGTCTTCGAGTTCGGTTTCGGGGATTCGTGGCATCAGCTTTTCCCTCCTTCATCGGCGCGCTCCTGGTTGCGGACCGCCTCCCGGACGCGCTCCAAGGTTCCACGGCCACGTTCGATCAGGTCGTCGAGTCCGTCGTCCCTCCATTCCCATTCGCCGATCTTGTCTTCAAGGACCCACTCCAAACAAAGCAGGTCCGCGTAGGTCAGCGGGTTTTCGTGGGTGATCGTCATTTGAACCTCCATTTTCTAAAAGTGCGTCAAGTTCGGAGTTGATAAATAAACTACGATACGTATTGTTACGTTTCGTATCTTTTATCAAGGCCTATTTCCAAAAAAATGAAAACTTCCGATATAATCGCCACTCATGAACCCGTTCCTTTCATGAGCGACGACCTTCTCGACCAACTTCGCAAGCGCATCATCGCCCGGCGAAAAGCCGCCGGACTGACCCAAGCCGAGGTCGCCGAACGCCTCGGACTCAAACTCGCCCGTTACGGCCATTACGAACGGGGCCTGCGCCGCGTTCCACTGACTCTCCTCCCCGATCTGGCCCAAGCCCTCGAATGCGAAGAAGGCGATCTACTCGGAATCGCCGCAACTAAAGCCTCCAAACGAGGTCCCTCCTCTCGCGCCGAACGGCTCGTGCAACGGCTCGGGACTCTCCCAAGAAAGAAACAAAGCGTGATCCTCGATATGGTCGAAGGGGCCATCGACAAGGCCTCCTAACCTCCGCCCCGCCATGCTCGAGACCTTCAAGGGATTTCTGCTTTTCATCGTCTTCCTCGTGCCCGGATTCATCTTCCGGATCGTCGAGGGACAGTTCGCCTATCTCGACAAGCGACTCGACTGGGGACGCTTCGCCCTTGGTCTGCTCGCCCGAAGCACTATCGTTTACGCCATCGTAGG
This genomic stretch from Puniceicoccus vermicola harbors:
- a CDS encoding helix-turn-helix domain-containing protein translates to MKTSDIIATHEPVPFMSDDLLDQLRKRIIARRKAAGLTQAEVAERLGLKLARYGHYERGLRRVPLTLLPDLAQALECEEGDLLGIAATKASKRGPSSRAERLVQRLGTLPRKKQSVILDMVEGAIDKAS